Proteins from one Thioflavicoccus mobilis 8321 genomic window:
- a CDS encoding tyrosine-type recombinase/integrase produces the protein MRGCDLVQLRVRDIAHGAHVLSRATVVQQKTQRAVRFELTEQTREAIAAWIAEANLAADDYLFPSRQRASAHLSTRQCARIVKRWIILAGGDPQEYGTHSLHRTKATLIYRRTKNLRAVQLLLGHRKLESTVRYLGIEVDDALEIGERTEC, from the coding sequence CTGCGCGGCTGTGATCTGGTCCAACTGCGCGTGCGTGACATCGCCCACGGCGCACATGTGCTCTCACGGGCAACCGTGGTGCAGCAAAAGACTCAGCGGGCCGTGCGCTTCGAACTCACCGAGCAGACGCGCGAAGCGATCGCCGCCTGGATCGCCGAGGCGAACCTCGCTGCCGACGACTATCTCTTCCCAAGCCGGCAGCGCGCCTCAGCGCATCTGTCGACCCGTCAGTGCGCCCGCATCGTCAAGCGCTGGATCATCTTGGCCGGCGGTGACCCGCAAGAGTACGGCACACACTCGCTTCACCGTACCAAGGCGACCCTGATCTATCGCCGGACGAAGAATCTGCGAGCGGTCCAGCTACTGCTCGGGCATCGCAAGCTTGAATCGACGGTGCGGTATCTTGGCATCGAGGTGGACGACGCCTTGGAGATAGGCGAACGAACGGAGTGCTGA
- the gyrA gene encoding DNA gyrase subunit A, protein MPEFAKEVLPINLEDEMRRSYLDYAMSVIVGRALPDVRDGLKPVHRRVLYAMSELGNDWNKPYKKSARIVGDVIGKYHPHGDTAVYDTIVRMAQPFSMRYMLVDGQGNFGSVDGDAPAAMRYTEVRMARIAHTLLDDLDKETVDFVPNYDNTENEPAVLPARFPNLLVNGSSGIAVGMATNIPPHNLGEIIAACLALIDNPLMTIDELMAHVPGPDFPTAGLINGVRGIREGYRTGRGRLFMRARTHTEIEKRSGREAIVVTELPYQVNKARLLKQIAELVKDKRLEGIAELRDESDKDGMRIVIELKRDQSPEILVNNLYQHTQMQQVFGINMVALVDGQPRLLNLKQMLEYFLRHRRDVVTRRTLFELRKARDRAHVLEGLAVALANLDEVIALIRAAASPAEAKAGLMGRAWRPGAVMGMLERTGAAETRPEDLAVGLGLGPDGYRLSEAQAQAILDLRLHRLTGLEQEKILKEFEDILAKIAELLAILSSPERLMQVIRDELVAIRDQFGDARRTEILIDQLDLTLEDLIAPEDVVVTMSHLGYVKAQPLTEYQAQRRGGKGRSATAVKDEDFIDRVFVANSHDTVLCFSSRGRVYWLKVYELPQASRVARGRPIVNLIPLEEGERINAVLPVRGYEEGYYVFMATSAGTVKKTPLKDFSRPLARGIIAIDLRDDEYLIGVAITDGNQDLMLFSSAGKAVRFREEAVRPMSRTAHGVRGIQLDEGQQVIALLVAEPGTVLTVTEKGYGKRTKVEDFPTKGRGTKGVISIRTSERNGAQVSAVLVRPEDEIMVITVGGTLVRTAVEGVPIHGRSSQGVRLIHLGDGERVAYVERIVALDGEDEEPGDEAEQPDEQK, encoded by the coding sequence ATGCCGGAGTTCGCGAAAGAAGTTCTCCCGATCAATCTAGAAGACGAGATGCGGCGATCCTACCTCGATTACGCGATGAGCGTCATCGTGGGACGGGCCCTGCCGGACGTCAGGGATGGCCTCAAGCCGGTCCACCGCCGCGTGCTCTATGCCATGAGCGAACTCGGCAACGACTGGAACAAGCCCTACAAGAAGTCCGCCCGCATCGTCGGCGATGTCATCGGTAAGTACCATCCGCACGGCGACACGGCCGTCTACGACACCATCGTGCGGATGGCTCAGCCCTTTTCGATGCGCTACATGCTCGTCGACGGCCAGGGCAATTTCGGCTCGGTCGACGGCGACGCCCCGGCGGCGATGCGCTACACCGAGGTGCGCATGGCGCGCATCGCGCACACGCTGCTCGACGATCTCGACAAGGAGACGGTCGACTTCGTCCCCAACTACGACAATACCGAGAACGAGCCGGCCGTTTTGCCGGCGCGCTTCCCGAATCTGCTGGTCAACGGCTCATCGGGCATCGCCGTCGGTATGGCGACCAACATCCCGCCGCACAATCTCGGTGAGATCATCGCCGCCTGCCTGGCGCTGATCGACAATCCGCTGATGACGATCGACGAGCTGATGGCGCACGTCCCGGGGCCGGACTTCCCGACCGCTGGCCTCATCAACGGCGTGCGCGGCATCCGTGAGGGCTACCGCACCGGACGGGGCCGCCTGTTCATGCGGGCGCGCACCCACACCGAGATCGAGAAGCGCAGTGGCCGTGAGGCGATCGTCGTCACCGAGCTGCCCTACCAGGTCAACAAGGCCCGGCTGCTCAAGCAGATCGCCGAGTTGGTCAAGGACAAGCGACTCGAGGGCATTGCCGAGTTGCGCGACGAGTCCGACAAGGACGGCATGCGCATCGTCATCGAGCTCAAGCGCGACCAAAGCCCCGAGATCCTCGTCAACAATCTCTACCAGCACACCCAGATGCAGCAGGTGTTCGGCATCAACATGGTGGCGCTGGTCGACGGTCAGCCGCGCCTGCTCAATCTCAAGCAGATGCTCGAATACTTCCTGCGCCACCGCCGCGACGTGGTGACTCGGCGCACCCTCTTCGAGCTGCGCAAGGCACGCGATCGCGCCCATGTCCTCGAGGGACTGGCCGTGGCGCTGGCCAATCTCGATGAGGTGATCGCCCTGATCCGCGCCGCCGCGAGCCCGGCCGAGGCCAAGGCCGGGCTGATGGGCCGGGCCTGGCGACCGGGCGCCGTCATGGGCATGCTGGAGCGCACCGGGGCCGCCGAGACGCGCCCCGAGGACCTCGCCGTCGGCCTGGGGCTGGGGCCCGACGGCTACCGCCTGAGCGAGGCCCAGGCCCAGGCGATCCTGGATCTGCGCCTGCATCGCCTGACCGGCCTGGAGCAGGAGAAGATCCTCAAGGAGTTCGAGGACATCCTCGCCAAGATCGCCGAGCTCCTGGCGATCCTCTCCAGCCCCGAGCGTCTGATGCAGGTGATCCGCGACGAGCTGGTCGCGATCCGCGATCAGTTCGGCGATGCGCGGCGCACCGAGATCCTCATCGACCAGCTCGACCTGACCTTGGAGGACCTGATCGCCCCCGAGGACGTGGTCGTGACCATGTCGCACCTGGGCTACGTCAAGGCCCAGCCGCTCACCGAGTACCAGGCGCAGCGGCGTGGTGGCAAGGGGCGCAGTGCCACGGCGGTCAAGGACGAGGACTTCATCGACCGGGTCTTCGTCGCCAATTCGCACGACACGGTGCTCTGCTTCTCCAGCCGTGGGCGGGTCTACTGGCTCAAGGTCTACGAACTGCCGCAGGCCAGCCGCGTCGCCCGCGGGCGCCCGATCGTCAACCTGATCCCGCTGGAGGAGGGCGAGCGGATCAACGCGGTGCTGCCGGTGCGCGGTTACGAGGAGGGCTACTACGTCTTCATGGCCACCAGCGCCGGTACCGTCAAGAAGACCCCGCTCAAGGACTTCTCGCGACCGCTGGCGCGAGGCATTATCGCCATCGATCTGCGCGATGACGAGTACCTGATCGGCGTCGCCATCACCGACGGCAACCAGGACCTGATGCTCTTCTCCTCGGCGGGCAAGGCGGTGCGCTTCCGCGAGGAGGCGGTGCGACCCATGTCGCGCACCGCCCACGGGGTACGGGGCATCCAGCTCGACGAGGGGCAGCAGGTCATCGCCCTGTTGGTCGCCGAGCCCGGCACGGTGCTCACGGTGACCGAGAAGGGCTATGGCAAGCGTACCAAGGTCGAGGACTTCCCGACCAAGGGCCGCGGGACCAAGGGGGTCATCTCGATCCGCACCTCGGAGCGCAACGGTGCCCAGGTGAGTGCCGTGCTCGTGCGTCCCGAGGATGAGATCATGGTCATCACGGTCGGCGGCACGCTGGTGCGCACGGCGGTCGAGGGGGTCCCGATCCATGGTCGGAGTTCCCAGGGGGTCCGGCTGATCCATCTCGGCGACGGCGAGCGCGTCGCCTACGTCGAGCGCATCGTCGCCCTGGACGGCGAGGACGAGGAGCCCGGCGATGAGGCCGAACAGCCAGACGAACAGAAATAG
- the nhaD gene encoding sodium:proton antiporter NhaD — MFPSRLRSPLVRFVPFIFLLAPGLAWATDGAAPLDLTRTWVGFTALAIFVIAYALVMSEEFTQLRKSKPVVLAAGLIWILVAYFYTRHQGDSELVGAALEHDIMEYAELFLFLLVAMTYINAMEERNVFEALRTWLVRSGLGYRRLFWITGLLAFFISPVADNLTTALLMCAVVTAVGAESARFVTLACINIVVAANAGGAFSPFGDITTLMVWQKGVVEFNSFFLLFVPSLVSFLVPAYFMGRAVPDLKPPSIDEQVAMKRGARRIVVLFVATIATAVSVHNYLGLPAVLGMMTGLAYLKLFAYYLFRTGELSTVKAGTIEDTMPFDIFNKVARAEWDTLLFFYGVVLCVGGLGFIGYLGLLSSAAYGGLGATLANTLVGILSAVVDNIPVMFAVLTMNPDMSQGQWLLVTLTAGIGGSLLSIGSAAGVALMGQTKGVYTFFEHLRWTKYIALGFFAAILAHFAVNFWTFSVPAAG, encoded by the coding sequence ATGTTTCCGTCCCGCCTTCGTTCGCCGCTTGTACGCTTCGTTCCCTTCATCTTCCTGCTCGCCCCTGGCCTGGCATGGGCGACCGATGGTGCCGCACCGCTCGACCTGACGCGGACCTGGGTCGGTTTCACGGCCCTGGCCATCTTCGTCATCGCTTATGCGCTGGTGATGTCCGAGGAGTTCACGCAGCTGCGCAAGTCCAAGCCGGTGGTCCTGGCCGCGGGGCTCATCTGGATCCTCGTCGCCTACTTCTACACCCGTCATCAGGGCGATTCGGAACTGGTCGGCGCGGCGCTCGAACACGACATCATGGAGTACGCCGAGCTGTTCCTCTTCCTGCTCGTGGCGATGACCTACATCAACGCGATGGAGGAGCGGAACGTCTTCGAGGCGCTGCGCACCTGGCTGGTCCGCAGTGGTCTGGGCTACCGCCGGCTGTTCTGGATCACCGGCTTGCTCGCCTTCTTCATCTCGCCGGTCGCGGACAATCTCACCACGGCCCTGTTGATGTGCGCGGTGGTGACGGCGGTCGGCGCCGAGAGCGCGCGCTTCGTGACCCTCGCCTGCATCAATATCGTGGTCGCGGCGAACGCCGGCGGTGCCTTCAGTCCGTTCGGCGACATCACCACCCTGATGGTCTGGCAGAAGGGGGTCGTCGAATTCAACAGCTTCTTCCTGCTGTTCGTCCCGTCCCTGGTGAGTTTCCTCGTGCCGGCGTACTTCATGGGTCGGGCGGTGCCCGATTTGAAGCCGCCGTCGATCGATGAGCAGGTCGCGATGAAACGCGGCGCGCGGCGCATCGTCGTCCTGTTCGTCGCGACGATCGCGACGGCGGTCAGCGTCCACAACTATCTGGGTCTGCCCGCCGTGCTCGGGATGATGACGGGGCTCGCCTACCTGAAGCTGTTCGCCTACTACCTGTTCCGCACCGGCGAGCTCTCGACGGTCAAGGCGGGCACGATCGAGGACACGATGCCGTTCGATATCTTCAACAAGGTGGCGCGCGCCGAGTGGGACACGCTGCTGTTCTTCTATGGCGTGGTCCTCTGTGTCGGCGGTCTGGGTTTCATCGGCTATCTGGGGCTGCTCTCGAGCGCCGCCTACGGCGGGCTCGGCGCGACCCTGGCCAACACCCTGGTCGGTATCCTGTCGGCGGTGGTCGACAACATCCCGGTCATGTTCGCGGTGCTGACGATGAACCCGGACATGTCGCAGGGCCAGTGGCTGCTGGTGACCCTGACCGCCGGGATCGGCGGCAGCCTCCTGTCGATCGGGTCGGCGGCCGGGGTGGCCCTGATGGGCCAGACCAAGGGCGTCTACACCTTCTTCGAGCACCTGCGCTGGACCAAGTACATCGCGCTCGGCTTCTTCGCCGCGATCCTCGCCCACTTCGCCGTCAACTTCTGGACCTTTTCGGTGCCTGCGGCCGGCTAG
- a CDS encoding phosphoglycerate dehydrogenase encodes MYKIQTLNNIAVAGLNRLSRETFEVASEIAHPDAILVRSANMHEMEIPSTIKAIGRAGAGVNNIPVERLTGRGVAVFNAPGANANAVKELVLAGMLLAARNISQAWQFARGLEGEDEAIHKAVEAGKKQFVGFELPGRTLGVVGLGAIGVRVANAARALGMRVVGYDPTITVQRAWQLASDVKPARGIDDLLARSDFVTFHVPLTEDTRHMINAERIRLMPKRAVLLNFSRAGIIDDEAAVAALDEGHLYSYVCDFPSNRLKDHPRVITLPHIGASTAEAEENCAVMVADQVRDYLETGNVTNSVNFPEIQLPCNGGHRLAVVNNNVPNMLGQISTDLANGGINIVDMLNRSRGEIAVTLIDMDQPAPESTVAAIRAIDGVLSVRCPGADC; translated from the coding sequence ATGTATAAGATACAGACACTGAACAATATCGCCGTCGCCGGCCTGAATCGCCTCTCCCGCGAGACCTTCGAGGTGGCCTCGGAGATCGCTCACCCGGATGCGATCCTGGTGCGCTCGGCGAACATGCACGAGATGGAGATCCCGAGCACGATCAAGGCCATCGGCCGCGCCGGTGCGGGGGTCAACAACATCCCCGTCGAGCGACTCACCGGCCGCGGCGTGGCGGTGTTCAACGCCCCGGGTGCCAATGCCAATGCGGTCAAGGAGCTGGTCCTGGCTGGCATGCTGTTGGCGGCGCGCAACATCAGCCAGGCCTGGCAATTCGCCCGTGGCCTGGAGGGCGAGGACGAGGCGATCCACAAGGCGGTCGAGGCCGGCAAGAAACAATTCGTCGGCTTCGAGCTGCCCGGGCGCACGCTCGGCGTCGTCGGCCTCGGGGCCATCGGTGTGCGGGTCGCCAACGCGGCGCGGGCGCTCGGCATGCGGGTGGTCGGCTACGATCCGACGATCACGGTGCAGCGCGCCTGGCAGCTCGCCTCGGACGTGAAGCCGGCGCGGGGCATCGACGATCTGCTCGCCCGCTCGGATTTCGTCACCTTCCACGTGCCGCTGACCGAGGATACGCGCCACATGATCAACGCCGAGCGCATCCGTCTGATGCCGAAGCGCGCGGTGCTGCTCAACTTCTCGCGCGCAGGGATCATCGACGATGAGGCGGCCGTGGCGGCACTCGATGAAGGCCATCTCTACAGCTATGTCTGCGATTTTCCGAGCAACCGGCTCAAGGACCACCCGCGGGTCATCACATTGCCGCATATCGGCGCCTCGACCGCGGAGGCCGAGGAGAACTGCGCGGTGATGGTCGCCGACCAGGTGCGCGATTACCTGGAGACCGGCAATGTCACGAATTCGGTGAATTTCCCCGAGATCCAGCTGCCATGCAATGGTGGCCACCGGCTCGCCGTAGTCAACAACAATGTACCGAACATGCTGGGGCAGATCTCGACCGATCTGGCCAACGGCGGGATCAACATCGTCGATATGCTCAACCGCTCCCGCGGCGAGATCGCCGTGACCCTGATCGACATGGACCAGCCGGCGCCGGAGTCGACGGTCGCCGCGATCCGTGCTATCGATGGGGTCCTGTCGGTGCGCTGCCCAGGCGCCGACTGCTGA
- the pheA gene encoding prephenate dehydratase, translated as MSQEQELAQIRDRIDAIDHQLMDLITERAVCARKIAKIKIAAGDWQFYRPEREAQILRRIKAENPGPLGDEEMTRLFREIMSACLALEQPLTVAYLGPAGTFTQTAALKHFGRSVKTVPLGTIPEIFREVEAGSVHYGVVPVENSTEGVVSHTLDSFVASPLFICGEVCVRIHHFLLSRETTLSAVNAVYSHQQSLAQCRGWLDRNLPQAERIPVASNAEAARLVAERPGTAAIASEAAAEIYALDILAKRIEDEPDNTTRFLIIGRADAPMSGDDKTSLLLACRNEAGGLHAMLTPLVDHDISMTRIESRPSRRGVWDYVFFVDIMGHRENPAVLAALEHLKRETLFVKVLGSYPEAVL; from the coding sequence ATGAGCCAGGAACAGGAACTCGCCCAGATTCGCGACCGCATCGACGCCATCGATCACCAGTTGATGGACCTGATCACCGAGCGCGCCGTCTGCGCCCGCAAGATTGCCAAGATCAAGATCGCCGCCGGCGACTGGCAGTTCTATCGCCCCGAGCGCGAGGCGCAGATCCTGCGACGGATCAAGGCGGAGAACCCGGGGCCGCTCGGCGATGAGGAGATGACGCGGCTGTTCCGCGAGATCATGTCCGCCTGTCTCGCCCTCGAGCAGCCGCTGACCGTCGCCTACCTCGGCCCGGCCGGCACCTTCACGCAGACGGCGGCGCTGAAGCACTTCGGCCGTTCGGTCAAGACGGTGCCGCTCGGTACCATCCCGGAGATCTTCCGCGAGGTCGAGGCGGGGTCGGTCCACTACGGCGTCGTCCCGGTCGAGAATTCGACCGAGGGCGTCGTCAGTCACACGCTCGACAGCTTCGTGGCCTCGCCGTTGTTCATCTGCGGGGAGGTCTGCGTGCGCATCCATCACTTCCTGCTGAGTCGCGAGACCACCTTGTCGGCGGTCAATGCCGTCTACTCCCACCAGCAGTCGCTCGCCCAGTGTCGCGGCTGGCTCGACCGCAACCTGCCGCAGGCCGAGCGGATCCCGGTCGCGAGCAACGCCGAGGCGGCCCGCCTGGTGGCCGAGCGGCCCGGCACGGCGGCGATCGCGAGCGAGGCGGCGGCGGAGATCTATGCGCTCGACATTCTCGCCAAGCGCATCGAGGACGAGCCGGACAACACCACCCGCTTCCTGATCATCGGCCGGGCCGATGCGCCGATGAGCGGTGACGACAAGACCAGTCTGCTGCTCGCCTGTCGCAATGAGGCCGGCGGGCTCCATGCGATGCTCACGCCGCTCGTCGATCATGACATCAGCATGACACGAATCGAGTCGCGTCCGTCGCGGCGCGGGGTCTGGGATTATGTGTTCTTCGTCGACATCATGGGCCACCGCGAGAATCCGGCGGTCCTCGCCGCCCTCGAGCACCTCAAGCGCGAGACCCTGTTCGTCAAGGTCCTCGGCTCCTATCCCGAGGCCGTCCTGTGA
- a CDS encoding prephenate dehydrogenase, which translates to MIARLAIIGVGLIGGSFARALRAAGAVGEVIGCGRSVANLERALDLGVVDRFTTDPAEAVAGADLVFLAVPLGSTRGILEAVRGALDERAIVTDGGSVKGSVVADVRAAFGRMPPNFVPGHPIAGTEHSGVEASFPELYRHRRVILTPLAETDPQALALVQRLWEMCGAEVSLMEVDHHDEILAATSHLPHLLAFGLVDALARMRENDEIFRYAAGGFRDFTRIASSSPVMWRDICLANAPAVGAMLQRFASELNELADTIHDGDGERLWEIFSRAKAARDRFLADGGRD; encoded by the coding sequence ATGATCGCGCGTCTTGCGATCATCGGCGTCGGCCTGATCGGGGGTTCGTTCGCGCGGGCCCTGCGCGCGGCCGGTGCGGTCGGCGAGGTCATCGGCTGCGGCCGTTCGGTGGCCAATCTCGAGCGCGCCCTGGACCTCGGCGTCGTCGATCGGTTCACGACGGACCCCGCCGAGGCCGTCGCCGGGGCGGATCTGGTCTTCCTCGCCGTGCCGCTCGGGTCGACCCGCGGCATTCTGGAGGCCGTGCGCGGGGCGCTCGATGAGCGGGCGATCGTCACCGACGGCGGCAGCGTGAAGGGCTCGGTCGTCGCCGACGTGCGGGCGGCCTTCGGTCGGATGCCGCCGAACTTCGTCCCCGGCCATCCGATCGCCGGCACCGAGCACAGCGGTGTGGAGGCCTCGTTTCCCGAGCTCTACCGCCATCGTCGGGTGATCCTGACGCCGCTGGCCGAGACGGATCCGCAGGCGCTCGCCTTGGTGCAGCGGCTGTGGGAGATGTGTGGCGCCGAGGTGTCGCTGATGGAGGTCGACCATCACGACGAGATCCTGGCCGCGACCAGCCATCTGCCGCACCTGCTCGCCTTCGGGCTCGTCGATGCATTGGCCCGGATGCGTGAGAACGACGAGATTTTCCGTTACGCCGCCGGTGGTTTTCGCGACTTCACGCGCATCGCCTCGAGTAGTCCCGTCATGTGGCGAGATATCTGTCTCGCTAACGCCCCGGCCGTCGGGGCGATGCTGCAACGGTTCGCCTCCGAGCTCAATGAGCTGGCCGACACCATCCACGACGGCGACGGCGAGCGGTTGTGGGAGATCTTCTCTCGTGCCAAGGCCGCACGCGATCGCTTCCTGGCCGACGGTGGCCGAGACTGA
- a CDS encoding transposase, whose protein sequence is MSKATRRRYTAEFKAEAVGLVKQQGYGVAEAARALGINRSLLDRWLADQRDLTRDQARQDIVQYIEMQYNSNRLHSTLGYITPQEHEMALAA, encoded by the coding sequence ATGAGCAAGGCAACACGGCGTCGGTACACGGCGGAGTTCAAGGCGGAGGCGGTAGGGCTCGTCAAGCAACAGGGGTACGGCGTGGCCGAGGCGGCCCGTGCCTTGGGGATCAATCGGAGCCTGCTGGATCGTTGGCTGGCCGACCAGCGCGACCTGACCCGCGACCAGGCTCGCCAGGATATCGTTCAGTACATCGAGATGCAGTACAACAGCAACCGGCTCCACTCGACCCTCGGGTACATCACCCCACAGGAACACGAAATGGCGCTTGCTGCTTAA
- the serC gene encoding 3-phosphoserine/phosphohydroxythreonine transaminase — protein MSRAYNFSAGPAMLPEPVLRRAMDEMLDWHGSGMCVAEMSHRGKEFMSIAEQAEADLRELLAIPDGYKVLFLQGGASTQFAMVPLNLMGRGEGADYIKTGSWSKKAIAEAKRFGAVRIAATTEEDRFTRAPAQDELALDAGSAYVHYTPNETIEGVEFPYIPDVGERPLVADMSSTLLSRPIDVARYGIIYAGAQKNIGPAGLTIVIVREDLIGAATEQTPTMLDYRTHAESGSMYNTPPTYAWYLAGLVFQWLKDLGGLSAMATINERKAAALYAAIDASDFYANPVEPGSRSWMNVPFTLADPELDAKFLAEAKAEGLLTLKGHRSVGGMRASIYNAMPEEAVQALIAFMQEFERRNG, from the coding sequence ATGTCGCGAGCCTACAACTTCAGCGCCGGTCCGGCGATGCTCCCCGAGCCCGTATTGCGCCGGGCGATGGACGAGATGCTCGATTGGCACGGCAGCGGGATGTGCGTCGCCGAGATGAGCCATCGGGGCAAGGAGTTCATGTCCATCGCCGAGCAGGCCGAGGCCGATCTGCGCGAGCTGCTCGCGATCCCGGACGGCTACAAGGTGCTCTTCCTCCAGGGCGGCGCCTCGACCCAGTTCGCGATGGTGCCGCTGAATCTGATGGGCCGCGGCGAGGGTGCCGACTACATCAAGACCGGCTCCTGGTCGAAGAAGGCCATCGCCGAGGCCAAGCGCTTCGGTGCGGTGCGCATCGCCGCGACGACCGAGGAGGACCGTTTCACCCGCGCCCCGGCCCAGGACGAGCTCGCGCTCGATGCCGGTTCGGCCTATGTCCACTACACGCCGAACGAGACGATCGAGGGGGTGGAGTTCCCCTACATCCCCGACGTCGGCGAGCGCCCGCTGGTCGCCGACATGTCATCGACCTTGCTGTCTCGGCCGATCGACGTCGCCCGCTACGGCATCATCTACGCCGGTGCCCAGAAGAACATCGGCCCGGCCGGGCTGACCATCGTCATCGTGCGCGAAGACCTGATCGGCGCCGCCACCGAGCAGACCCCGACGATGCTCGACTACCGCACCCACGCCGAGAGCGGCTCGATGTACAACACCCCGCCGACCTACGCCTGGTATCTGGCCGGCCTCGTCTTCCAGTGGCTCAAGGATCTCGGTGGCCTGTCGGCGATGGCGACGATCAACGAACGCAAGGCGGCGGCCCTCTATGCTGCCATCGACGCCTCGGACTTCTACGCCAACCCGGTCGAACCGGGTAGCCGCTCCTGGATGAACGTCCCCTTCACGCTCGCCGACCCTGAGCTCGACGCCAAGTTTCTCGCCGAGGCCAAGGCCGAGGGCCTGCTGACGCTCAAGGGGCATCGCTCGGTCGGCGGGATGCGCGCCAGCATCTACAATGCAATGCCGGAAGAGGCCGTGCAGGCCCTGATCGCCTTCATGCAGGAGTTCGAGCGGCGCAACGGCTGA
- the hisC gene encoding histidinol-phosphate transaminase, giving the protein MSQSDNPFLALTAPGLAGLCPYVPGKPIGELERELGIRDSIKLASNENPLGPSPLVAEAIAAALSELGRYPDGGGFALRAALAEHHGVDPQAITLGNGSNDCLDLIARTFLHPGFESLFSAHAFAVYPIATQAVGATARVAPARDYGHDLEAMAGLVNERTRVVWIANPNNPTGTWLGADALHAFIAALPSSCVVVVDEAYIDYVAESSFSDASRWLDEFPNLIVTRTFSKAHGLAALRVGYALSDPAIAELLNRVRQPFNVNSLAQVAALASLADREHIARHVELNRAGLRQLTEGCERLGLGVIPSVANFVTVDLGRAAGPINDALLRQGCIVRPVANYGMPNHLRITVGLEGENARLLAALERVIAA; this is encoded by the coding sequence ATGAGCCAGTCTGACAATCCCTTCCTCGCCTTGACGGCGCCCGGCCTGGCGGGGCTCTGTCCCTACGTGCCAGGCAAGCCGATCGGTGAGCTCGAGCGAGAACTCGGTATCCGCGACTCGATCAAGCTCGCCTCGAACGAGAATCCCCTGGGCCCGAGCCCGTTGGTCGCCGAGGCCATCGCCGCCGCATTGTCCGAGCTCGGTCGCTATCCCGACGGCGGCGGTTTCGCGCTGCGCGCCGCGCTGGCCGAGCACCACGGTGTCGATCCCCAGGCCATCACGCTCGGCAATGGCTCCAACGACTGCCTCGACCTGATCGCCCGCACCTTCCTGCACCCGGGCTTCGAGTCGCTCTTCTCGGCCCATGCCTTCGCCGTCTACCCGATCGCGACCCAGGCGGTTGGCGCCACCGCGCGGGTCGCCCCGGCGCGCGATTACGGCCACGACCTGGAGGCGATGGCCGGGCTCGTCAACGAACGCACCCGGGTGGTCTGGATCGCCAATCCGAACAACCCGACCGGCACCTGGCTCGGCGCCGATGCGTTGCACGCCTTCATCGCGGCGCTACCGTCGTCCTGCGTTGTCGTCGTCGATGAGGCCTATATCGATTACGTCGCCGAGTCGTCATTTTCCGACGCGAGCCGCTGGCTCGACGAGTTTCCGAATCTGATCGTCACCCGTACCTTTTCGAAGGCCCATGGGCTCGCGGCGCTGCGCGTGGGCTACGCGCTGAGCGACCCGGCCATTGCCGAGCTGCTGAATCGGGTGCGCCAGCCGTTCAACGTCAACAGCCTTGCGCAGGTGGCGGCACTCGCCTCGCTGGCCGATCGCGAGCATATCGCACGCCACGTCGAGCTGAATCGTGCCGGACTGCGCCAGCTCACCGAGGGTTGCGAGCGCCTCGGCCTCGGCGTCATCCCGTCGGTGGCCAATTTCGTCACTGTCGACCTCGGCCGCGCGGCGGGACCGATCAACGATGCGCTGTTGCGCCAAGGCTGCATCGTGCGGCCGGTCGCGAACTACGGCATGCCCAACCACCTGCGCATCACGGTCGGCCTGGAGGGCGAGAACGCGCGCCTGCTGGCGGCGCTCGAACGGGTCATCGCGGCATGA